ACAAACAGCCAAGATGGCGTCGGTGGAACACAGGCTCCGCCTCTCGTCCGCCCAGGATGTGCCTGTTCAACTACAACTCCCATGAGTCTTAGCACCAACTTAACTTGGACCAGAGACATTTAAATTAACAGGGGTGAAGATGTGAAATGATGAACTGTGGTTTCTCCCACTTTCTGtgcattatgtatgtatgtatgtgttagaaatgtgttattcaatataaaatataatgtactTGTATTTTAACTCAAAAACTCCTTCACCAAGGGCTGACTTACTATATGCTAATGATTGTGTGTGCTTCATGCACTGCATTCAGCATTAAACAATTTGTAATttatcaaattaccacaaaaaCCACACGTGTAGCCTTCATGGCCCTGAGGGTCTAGAGCCCGACAGCAGTTGACCAGTGATTTAAAACATTAGTGTTCCAGCTTTGCAGCACTCAGGACAAACTGGTTCTTTTCAGAGCAAGAACCAAATTCTTACCAGGACCGAACCCCAGATACCATAGGACCACTCTGGCCTCAACATGTATTAAAATCTCAATACATAATTAAAAATAGATATAATACAACTGCAACCGTCAGTGTAACTGAACTCAACTGGAATGAACAATGAAAAATTACAGGAAATACAGACAAAGTGAGATCAGAGAAAATTTAATTTGTCGTTCTTTCAAGTCATATTGCATcacaacaaaaagcaacaacCATCTGTATCTGATATTCGTGTGCATGAAAGTGCATACCAGAGAACAGGATAACGGCGATGTAGAGGAGGATAGGATACTACGGTGAATGTCATTCCTGGTGCAGGGCTTTAATCTATGCAAACTGATGGaggcacacatacatttgttcATTGGCCCTCCTGTTGCCCTTTGTCATAGtacctcctctcttcccctctctctctcctccaccttgtGTTGGAAGCCCCTGCTGTGACCCCGGCGGggcccccctcctctgctgtaCAGGTTATTGGCCCCTCCCCTGCTTCTTGAAGCTCGCCCGTCCCAGTGGTAGTGCGCAGGCCCGGTGTGGGGACCGTATCGGTGAGGACCCCTTCTCCTTCCGCGATGACCACGACCACCTGCAGACTCTGCAGCATCTTCTGGGCATTCAGTTTCCAGGGCTGCCTGGCACATTGGCTGATCGTCTGGAGACACCAGGGTCTTGTGCGGCTCTGCGGAGACATCCCTGCCCGTCTTGGACTGGCAGAATTCTGCATTTACTTGCATCTGTTGGCCGTGGTTACCCTGAGCTTTGGCTTTTACTGGTCCTTCAGTGcagtgtgaggacagagagagttTGTCCAGGTGCTCTGTGATGGGGGCGGCTCTCCGGTGTTGTGGTCTGGACCTGCCTCCTCTCCTCGGTCCCCTCATCTGGTTCTGACGCCTCTGGCCCTGACCGCCTCTGCAGTGGGACAGTCCAGGAACAAACCGGTCCGCTCTGACACCAGTTTCATCGGACGAAATATTAGAAGCAGAGGGTACAGGGGGGTCAGTAGAGACATCTGCGTCCAGGTTTCCATTTTCAGCAACAGATGGAGCCTGTGGGGGTTGACATGCATCACTGTAAGAGTTTTTGTGTAACATTATATAGGAACAGTATTAATAAGGCAGATTTGGAGTCGCATGAAGgtgtattttttcacttttgatacaGCTAGGTCGTCAGTTTGCAACtgctttcagtttttcttcaacaaatgtaatattttgaaCAGGGTTCAGTTTTTTCAGTTCCTGAGTTTTTGGTACGTTAAACCTATTTTTTCTACCTGATAAATATCTAAGGAGATTTCCTACCTTTGCTCACTTCGTTGTTTTAACACTCTTCACGTAACTAATTTTAGCCTGAGCAACTAAAATGTCCAGTTCCATCAGAGAGCTATCCAAGCCAGTGATATGAAGTATGAGAGACACGgtaataatgtatgtatgtaccaTTCTTACCTCGTTGATATGGATGAGAAAACGATTCGATTCCACCTCCGGGTCAATGATCCCACCTTTAGACCTCTGTCTTTCTAAAAGCTTCTGGAGTTCACACCACTTCTGTTGAAACTTTGAACCGATCGCTGCTTCGTCCAGCtgagtgaaaagtacaaaagcttttgaatgttttgatttttcaaaCTGTTAAACTGTAGAGACTGAatgtttattcttgaccttggaaaaagCTAAGCTATCTCACCACAGGGTCCAGGACCCATTAGTAGCTGTAGCTGCTTTCACTTggaagctccagaacagctactaatgaaccttgtggtgagactgttGTGAGAAGTGAAACTGTGCGTCAGGAGGTGGTGTTACCTCCGGCAGCTGGGGTGCAGGGGAGGACAGAAGCTGATCAACATCATATGTTAGAGGCTCTCTACACACCGGACACACCACAGTCAGCTCCTACGAGAAGAGTCAGTGATTAAATAGCTCATAAAGAAAGATGTCTTTGACCAGAACTCTCCAGCTGATATTGGACCTGATAGTCTGTTCTGTGTCTGGTCTTGTCCTCCTCcaactccttctccctctggcGGAGCTCGCTCTCAGAGTGGCTGACGTAGCGACCGAGGCAGTGGCAGTGGAAGTAGTGGTAGCAGCTCGTCTTGGTGAACGTCTCCCCCTCCTGAAGACATACATGACTGGGTTTGcttacatttttaacagaatCAGACTTTAGGAACATCTGCATTAAACTATTTTTCAAAAGCTACACAAGCAGGTCGAGccagtgttatatatatatcttttcaaacgatacaacaaaaacaactattttCTCCAGTAATCCACTAATTGTTCAttaaaaatgccagaaaacatCCGTCACAGTTTCCTAAAGTCGGAGGTAATGTCATCAAACTGcctgttttgtttgaccaacagtctgGACTTTCTGctttcaaaatgacaacaattagtgcagctttaaaacgtGACAGCTGAACTCAACCCTACTTTTAATTAATGACCAAAGTCAACAAAAGAGATTCTGATGGCGGCAGACAGTGAGCGGAGTAAAAAATAACCTCCATCATGTTTCTCCTTGTTATAGAGGGCCTGATGGGTAACAGCATACCTTAAAGCCATAGAGGCAAATGACACAGTTTCCATGAGGAATATTGCTTTCAGTCAGGATTTCTTTAGCTTtctgaaggagaaaaaacaggaaaacagttAGAAATAAGACTTTAAGCTGATCGTTACCTTAATGTGAATGATAGATATAAAAAAATCACTATAGTGACCTCAATGAGCTGATACAACACTGGTGAACCCAGACAGGACTGAGCCTCCAACTGAAGACACTTCTGGACACTAAGAGAAAGGGTTTCACATGATGGGAGGATTTTACAATATTAACATGAGAGCAGAAAGCGGCGACACCGAGTCTGATCAGCCCACAGCTTCAGTTCGTTACCTGCTGAGCTTGTCATCAGAAAGCCCCCGTGGGTTATGAATGGCGATGGCCGGAGAAGACGAGGGatactaaacaaacaaaacagggacgaGAGAGtcaaacacaaattcatttcaTTAGAGTTTCTTGATCAAGCAAGCTGGACGTTAAAGGATAAGTCTcgtgatattctatattttctttcattgtcaacaaatcccacgaaaagatGGTGAGTATCATagagcctgatatatcttcttcctcacatcaatgagccacactgttatGTGTTATATTAATATGTATGTGCTTAA
The sequence above is a segment of the Enoplosus armatus isolate fEnoArm2 chromosome 17, fEnoArm2.hap1, whole genome shotgun sequence genome. Coding sequences within it:
- the rnf25 gene encoding E3 ubiquitin-protein ligase RNF25, with translation MAAECDVLSEIEVLQSIYLDELLVNRREDGGWEVSLVLYPSTAEDSVSQFVRLTLTLTLDQQYPSSSPAIAIHNPRGLSDDKLSSVQKCLQLEAQSCLGSPVLYQLIEKAKEILTESNIPHGNCVICLYGFKEGETFTKTSCYHYFHCHCLGRYVSHSESELRQREKELEEDKTRHRTDYQELTVVCPVCREPLTYDVDQLLSSPAPQLPELDEAAIGSKFQQKWCELQKLLERQRSKGGIIDPEVESNRFLIHINEAPSVAENGNLDADVSTDPPVPSASNISSDETGVRADRFVPGLSHCRGGQGQRRQNQMRGPRRGGRSRPQHRRAAPITEHLDKLSLSSHCTEGPVKAKAQGNHGQQMQVNAEFCQSKTGRDVSAEPHKTLVSPDDQPMCQAALETECPEDAAESAGGRGHRGRRRGPHRYGPHTGPAHYHWDGRASRSRGGANNLYSRGGGPRRGHSRGFQHKVEERERGREEVL